In the genome of Arachis stenosperma cultivar V10309 chromosome 2, arast.V10309.gnm1.PFL2, whole genome shotgun sequence, the window aaatatgatgtaaatttgataaaattataaggatcaatagaataattaaattgtagaaaaaatgataattatattCTTGATTAAGATCATAAATTTTACATATGGTAAAagatacaaatttaataattattaatttattattttattgctttacaatattttttttactttagaatatttttaaggttttatttttatctttgttaTTCATTTTCTCTGTTAAATATAGTATTTGATGTGTcaaaaaatagtaaataaaaaagtatttgtTCTGTAATAATCAAtctcttaataataaaatattttacaacagaataatcaaatttttgttctgataaaataataaaattctctTACATGGttgttaattaaattattactAGATATTATATTTGTACCACCTAGCCAGTAGCTAGCAAATATGTAGACAATTTGATTAAGACTTGAATTTGTTGTGGtgacaatttttatttttttttaaaattaaatatagtTGTAATTCTCCAAAGCCCATACACAGAACACAGAGAGACACAACATTAAAAATGAAGCACTCTCATATATAACTCATCTCCTAAACCTCCTTTtcattcttctcttctcttctcttccatTATCATCTCCATGTCTCtctaaaaaaacacacacacaacAAAAACAACCTTCACTCTTCAAACCTCATCATCATAAACACCATCTCGTTGTTCTTATAATCTCCATCATCTCGTCAACCGAGATTTCGGCCCAAAACACCATTGGACCATATATCTCGGATCACCAAAAAAAAACTTTCAAAATCTCGTTTCAAGTTTCAACCATTTCCATGGCGGCTGGTCCAACCGATCGAGCTGCTCCCGCGGCGGCGCCTCTCCACAACCACCTCCACTCTCCGCCGGCGGCTCCGCTCATCGTTCCGGACTCATTCGCCAAGGACGCCATCCTCGCATGGTTCCGCGGAGAATTCGCCGCCGCAAACGCCATCATCGACGCTCTCTGCGCTCACCTCGCGCAATTGAGCTCCGTCTCCGGAGACGACGGCCGTTACGATGCGTTGTTCTCCGCCGTCCACCGCCGTAGGCTCAACTGGATCCCGGTGCTCCAGATGCAGAAGTATCACTCCATTGCTGACGTGGCGCTTGAGCTGCGAAACGTCACCGACCGAGAGAAAAATATCGCCGGAGAAAACGCCGCCGGTGAGATCGCCGATGAGAAGGAGAAGATCGGAGAAGAAAAGGTGACGGAAATCGAAGAGAACGGTGGCGAACATAACGAAGAGTATGAATCTCCGAAGAGCGAAATCACTGATTCAGGTAATTTGCGACTTAAGGCTGCGTTTGGATATAAACTTAACTAATtcacttttgaaaaaaaaaaaaagtgattttGCTTCTcagtaaataataataataagtgattattattaattatagaaACGTGCTCATTATTATTAGAGTGTGAAAAAAAAACACACTTTATTTTTCAATGCCGTAGGAGATTTTCAAGTAATTCATTCGGTAGCTCCCGGTGGtgtgttttgaattttgatcagtgattttttttcttttttctttttctttttttcataaaaaaatctttaattttttctactTTGCATATTGAATGAAAATTTTCACGGATTTTAAGTGTtgatttttcattttctctCGTGATTCTCATATTTCTTCCGGTTAGTTCTGTTTGGCTTTAAATAAAATGTCAGAAGATGATGGagtgatttttctttttttttttggtgaaaaggtttctctaatttttattattacaaCTAACTTTTTTAGTTTAAGCAAAACGAAAGGGTAAAACTTTATGCATGTCCTTTTTAAAGACAAAACTTTTATTTGGTTATTTTTCTCGTTGatgcttttttttaattattttttaaaaaatattactgtTGTATATGTCTGCTTGCTCTACAGTTAAGAAATGGATTCAAACATCAGATCCAATTTTGtgaattcttttttaaaaatatttgtttattgCTTTGAAGTCAAATTCTGTTGCGTAATCATAGTTAGTATAACATTTGGGGCCTATATCAAACTCTGATGACTGTTCCATTTCATGATTTAAGAATATGAaaatcattattattgttgtattgaatgattttaatattaatacaGATCATTGtattaaactaaataaaaagTAATTACACTTTGAGCATATAGACACTACCTTCGTAAAATAATTATTGAAGTGAGAatattgatataatcaataattaatatatttaaacataaattaTACTATTTATATCATTAATTTTGCCAACTTTTGCCAATGAGAAATCTAGAAGTACATCTCTTTAAGAAGCTTGATGTAAATAAATCCAACATTAATATTACTAAATTTAATAGAACTGATTAGCATATCTTTTGTAGGAAAGTATTCAACTATATTACTAAAAAAAGtagttttattaatttcttaaattaAGTTAATGCCAAAAGGTATTCATAAATACAATGATGTTATATCTACTCATCATATTACTAAAATTTTCCATTTAATTGTTGATTGAGAGTGAAATTCACTTTTTCTCTTTActaaagtttaaaaattatattacttaGAATTATTAATGctacaaattaaattatcataACCAAAAGTAGAAAACCGTATGATTCAAAAGTGGGCTCTGTAAGCTGTGAGAACACCTATGCAACATGGAATGAGAAAGAGGTTGGTGGAGACCTTCGTTGTCAAGGTTAGTTAAGGGGGTGACACAGAAAAATGATAGgtggaatatataaaaatattaattttataataagaaaaagagaaaaatataaagaaatgTTATGTTACtgttttattataatattttttgacatattttaaaacattaatatattatttgaatatgtaacagtagtttgatttactataaaaaaattattttgattattttgtaaTCAATATTAAGACcaaaataatgaaagaaaaggttaaaataatttaagaaGTGATCTAGAAACATGTGCAATGATTTTTTATTACAAGGGGTGGGAAGGACCACTAGCAAGCGAATGCGTGACGTCATCGGAGGGTGGGTTTTGGGGTTGGTTAGTGTTGGTGGCGAGGGTTTTTgggtttttgagttttgggtttTGACCAATTCGGGTGGCAATCCCTATGACCTGTCCCAGTTGGAGGGTCAACTTTGTCTTTTTCTCTCTTCCTACTACTCTGGTGAGGGATCCAATGAATGCTTCATTCATTTGTCACTCAATTGCTGAATTATAAGCAATGAGCCACCCTCTTGAGATTTGGAATCCTGAGAGTAATAAAAACAACATAAATGTCCATCAGATGTAGTGTTTTTTccgttttaattttttttaagatattaaaaattcaatatatttatattgCTACTATACTTCAGCAGTTCATTTAGCTAACCTTCCTAACCAACTCTTCATACAACTTTTACGTAGATGTGTATAGACTGTATGGAAaagcttttattattattattattattattattattattattattattattattattattattattattattatcattttttgcTTTGAAATCCACTTTACACTAGCCATGTAACTTTCACAAGGCTCATGGAGTTTTTATGGACCatttaagttaaaaaaaaattcatacgACCGTGCAAAATTACATGCAAATTGTGTGGAGAGTTGTTGGAAGGAATTGTACATATAGAAATTCTACTTGTCCTAGTAAATTTTGGGAtaagaaatcaaattttgaaaagtaaaaatctattttaaatATCAAATTTATTGAAAACTTGAATTATTTTTGGTAATTATTTCACCACCAAAAATACATATGTACTAAAACaatcaaaatgaaaaaaaaaattctgttTCCAATGTCTCAATGTCTTGACTCTTGAATAGACCGAAAATATTGGGAATAAAACTACAAAAGTAATGAATATTTTATAACATATGAATCTTATATATAATGTCCTGTGTTGTTGTCTGTCTAACTCTTCAGAATATCACATTGCCAAAAAACATATAGGTGAATATAGAAACATGCTAGTGCAGCCGAATGCATTTTGTTAAGACAGTAGTCATGTGATGTTAACTTAACTACTGTTATCATGTGTTTGTTTTTGTAGCACTGCCTGCCCCCCTTGTTTTTTGGAAGTATTTTAATGTTCTAACATTGGTGTGGGGAAACCAAAGTAATGTTACTCACTTTGTTGAAGGACGGCAATAAAATGTTTCCTACCAGTCAAACATTCAAAAAAGTGTTTGTCAAATTGGTGAAATGATTAATGAGACAAAGATTTTGTTTGTAAATGTTTTTTTCAAAGTCCAAGTATATTGTTTCAATACTtaaattcctttttttttttccttgtaaattttgtTAGACGTTTTCTTGATACTTTTGCATATTCAAATAATGTTACTCAATGGTTTTAAAGCTAACTCCTCTATGTTTGTGTGCATTAGCCATGGTTAATTTATAGTTTTAATATATATGGGAATGTGTTTCATTATAATGCTCTTTTGTTGAGTACTAAAATTTGCATCGATTTTTTATTTGTTCCTTGTGCAGGGTCTCAAGAAATGCAGGGAAGTTCAACGAACAATATTAACATATGTTCCAATCATGAAGAATGTGAAGGAAGATCATCACAGATCAAGTTAACTAAAGGTTTCTCAGCAAAGGAATCGGTGAAGGGGCACATGGTAAGTTACTTTCTTTCATTTCATCATCTTTTTTGTGTATAAACGACACAATTCATAAGAAACAGACAGCTGTTGCTCCATTGGTGACATGCTGAATGCATTGGCAGGTTAATGTTGTGAAAGGTTTGAAGTTATATGAAGATGTTTTCACTGATTCAGAACTTTGCAAGCTGACAGATTTTGTGAATGAGATCCATGCTGCCGGCCAGAATGGAGAACTCTCAGGTAAGACACCATTAACCTTTTTGTGTGTCTTGTTCTCATCATCTCATGttctgtttctttatttcaTGCGGACTTCTatgttttcactttttctttggTGGTCAAGTATTAGTCAAAAGTTTGTACTTTAATTCTTTAATTCCTTCAGTTTATTGTTGCggttatataataatttaagatGTTTTGTTGTATGCATTTTTTCAAAGAGTGTTAACCTGTTGTTCTTGACTAAATGTAGGTGAAACCTTCATTCTATTCAACAAACAAGTGAAAGGAAACAAGAGAGAGCTGATTCAGCTGGGTGTTCCATTATTTGGACAGATAAAGGAGGACACAAAAAGTAAGAAAggaaattttgtaaaaaaatatataataggtTTTCTTTACATTGACAAAAATGTAATTTGGCCTCTATATTGATGCTGTGTAAccctgtttttctttttctgcatTTTTGTTATCAGGCAATATAGAGCCAATTCCAGCACTTCTTGAACATGTCATTGATCACCTTATACAATGGAAGTTAATTCCAGAGTATAAAAGGCCAAATGGGTGTATCATCAACTTTTTTGAAGAGGTAAATGTTACCTCCTTTCCTTTCCCTCTTACTCCTCCTTTGAATAAGTAGGTACTACAATCATTTTAAGGCCATAATTGCTCTAGGAAAAAATACAGAGATACTGAGAAACACACACTTGTTTGCATAATAAGACAACACATAAAATATCTCCATCCTAGAGCAAAGTTTGTAAAGACagaaatacaattttttttgcaTTAATCAATAATGGCAGAGCCTTTTGCCAATGTGTATATgattctcctttttttttagGAGGAGTTTTCTCAGCCATTCCTGAAACCACCACATCTGGATCAACCTGTCTCCACTCTTGTTCTCTCTGAATCAACTATGGCTTTTGGGCGAATCCTTATGAGTGAAAATGATGGAAACTACAAGGGTCCACTCATGCTCTCATTGAAGATGGGGTACATATTAAAGAACTTAATACTCTTTGCAGTCCTAAAATCTTCCATTTATTAATTAAGATTCTAGTCACAATGCTGGATACAAAGGAAGAAGTACCTTCAACATTTATATGACAGCATGTAACTGTAAGTGAATAATGGGAAGTGCAAGCTTCGTAATCATAGAGGATGCATGCTACTGTATGTTGATAGACTTGTTATTGAATTAGACtgcttctccttcttcttcttcttctttccagTTTCTTGAATGACAGTACTACACAAGATTATCACTAGATAATAACTTACATTAGCAGAGTAGCATCTTGTTCTAAGCATCAAGGTCTACAATGGTAAATGGCTGAAAGCTTCTGATTGTTAAGGAGTGTGGTATGCATGTGTCAGTAACATTTGACTTCTGTCTATGGATTTTCATGCCTTATGGTTCGTTGAGCATTTGGTCCTGGTGCCATTCCTTTGTGCTGCTATGATTATCATTATTCTTAGAAAGTTAGAATCATCActagaaatgtaattttttcCCATTTTTTCTTCTGCAACCTACTGTGTCTTGTGCAGTGAAATACTAAAGTTTGAAATGATCATATGAAGTACTATTTATGTTTTAAACTTATACTAGTATGGTTCAAGACAATTAACAATAATATGTGATTAGATGACTAAATAACTTAACATTGCAGGTCACTTCTGGTGATGAGAGGGAACAGTGCTGACATGGCAAGGCATGTGATGTGTCCATCTCCTAACAGAAGGGTCAGCATCACCTTCTTTAGAGTGAGGCCAGACTCAAACCAATCCCAATCACCAACCACTCCAACAATGACTGCAGGTGCAATGACCCTTTGGCAACCAAGCATTGCTAGCCCATATGGTGCTGCTATAACTGGTTATGATGGTATGGAAATGATGATGCCAAAATGGGGTATGATCCGTGCCCCGATGGTGATGCTAGCCGCTGCCCCTGTGCCCCCTATGGTATTGAACCCTCGCAAGCTTGCCGGTGGTGGTACCGGTGTTTTCTTGCCATGGAATGTGCCATCAAGAAAACCTCCAAAGCATCTTCCGCCGAGGGCACAAAAAGGAAGGCTTCTAGCTTTAAGTGCCCCACCAGTTGAACCACATATTGGTGAGTCCACTTCAGAGCCAAGCATAAGTGTTGAAGGATAGGAAGAGACAAGCTAAGTTTTTTGAAGCAGCCTTCAGCTTCAAAGTCCAGAGTAATGTGCATTCAAGAAAAAGGGCGTTGCTAATGCCTTAGCTCTTTGCTCTCTCTACACTTTGGatcattttcttttgttgtaCAAACTAGACATGCCTCAAGTGCAGCTAGAGAAGTTTggttaatttttcattttttccccTTCACCCCTTTTAGCCCTTTTATTTCCACTAGAGTAGCGAGCAGTGGTGTCCAACACCTctactttctttttttcttttttcttttacttctttttGAGCTTCAGTAGAATAGTCAAGCTTTCATATTTGAAGAGTGTGAATTATCTCGAGGGTAGAATTTTGTAAGAATTATAAATTTAAGTcgatcatcttttttttttagacAAATCAAGCTATCACAGTCATGGATTCATGATCCTCTCTACTTTCTTGCTGTTGTTATATGTGCAGTATTGTATTAGGGTTGGTCTTCATCGTGTATTGCTTTAAAGACTGGATCCATCTATGATTCTCAGCTCTTGTAATTACATGtcgaaaatattttattcaggAAACGTTTTCAACATTACTAATACTCCCAGTGAATTTCTTACTTTGAATCATTATGTCCAATCCTGAgtttgttatattttattatatacatGAATAACAGGCTTTGTTCAATAGAAATACTCAGCATACAAATAtagaatacaaaaaaaaagagagcaaATATAAGGAAACTTACATATACATATTTGATATTTCTCTTGAGAAACGAACAGAAAGAATTAAATATTTCAAGCCTTAGCACTAGCAGCAGGCtcctcatcttcttcttcaatgtCCCAACTCaattcctcctcttcttctgcAGCACTAAGTCGCTTCCGCAAATCGATCTTACTAATGCTTGTACTACCACTCTgagttattttcttttcatcaaTGCTACTAAGATCCTCAATCTCATCCCAACCAagttcctcttcctcttcttcctcctgaTGAAACAAGTGCTTACTTCCATCATTCTTATTTGAAGATTTCACATCATCAACCTTCTTCCTTTCCATTACCATTTTCTCATCAATCTTATTACTCCCAGCATTGTCCACTTCAAACTTTGGCACACCATCAACATTTCCTTCCTCAATAGTTTCCTTCACTCCACCATCGCCGCTACCCACCTTCCGAACACCTCCGGATCCGGATCCCTCAACAAACTCATCTACCCTGTTGCCAAGTTCCTTACTTTCCAACAAATTCTCTCTTTTCTCTGTCTTCAACCCTTCCTCATCTGAACTCTTTACCTCTTCCATATTCAATCTCGTTCTTCCTCTTTCATCTACACTTTCACCACCACCAACACTACCCTCGTGTTTAGCTTCAACCCCCTCAGTATTATTACCATTaccatcatcattatcatcatcatc includes:
- the LOC130960862 gene encoding RNA demethylase ALKBH10B-like, with protein sequence MAAGPTDRAAPAAAPLHNHLHSPPAAPLIVPDSFAKDAILAWFRGEFAAANAIIDALCAHLAQLSSVSGDDGRYDALFSAVHRRRLNWIPVLQMQKYHSIADVALELRNVTDREKNIAGENAAGEIADEKEKIGEEKVTEIEENGGEHNEEYESPKSEITDSGSQEMQGSSTNNINICSNHEECEGRSSQIKLTKGFSAKESVKGHMVNVVKGLKLYEDVFTDSELCKLTDFVNEIHAAGQNGELSGETFILFNKQVKGNKRELIQLGVPLFGQIKEDTKSNIEPIPALLEHVIDHLIQWKLIPEYKRPNGCIINFFEEEEFSQPFLKPPHLDQPVSTLVLSESTMAFGRILMSENDGNYKGPLMLSLKMGSLLVMRGNSADMARHVMCPSPNRRVSITFFRVRPDSNQSQSPTTPTMTAGAMTLWQPSIASPYGAAITGYDGMEMMMPKWGMIRAPMVMLAAAPVPPMVLNPRKLAGGGTGVFLPWNVPSRKPPKHLPPRAQKGRLLALSAPPVEPHIGESTSEPSISVEG